The Edaphobacter sp. 12200R-103 genome contains a region encoding:
- a CDS encoding PEP-CTERM sorting domain-containing protein: protein MTLIRSCLLAVAAVCATSSLAAHADTFNFAVSGSAGGFSGSGILETTPNGSGQYLITGISATGVTGIIAPGGFNGNDNLLFPTNAQTLDPNGFSFSAANGPDSFDVNVYNDGTGYFAFFRDEDNFTDTLPITFDVTPAASPVPEPGTLLLLGTGILGVAGSLRRKAFTH, encoded by the coding sequence ATGACTCTGATTCGTTCGTGTCTTCTGGCCGTCGCAGCGGTATGCGCAACCTCGTCACTGGCGGCCCATGCCGATACCTTTAACTTCGCCGTCAGTGGAAGCGCCGGCGGCTTCAGTGGATCGGGAATTCTTGAAACGACCCCGAATGGATCGGGGCAATACCTCATCACAGGAATTTCAGCCACCGGAGTGACCGGCATCATCGCTCCGGGCGGTTTTAACGGCAACGACAACCTGCTCTTTCCCACAAACGCCCAGACCCTGGACCCGAATGGGTTCAGCTTCAGCGCAGCGAATGGCCCTGACAGTTTCGACGTGAATGTCTATAACGACGGCACGGGATACTTCGCGTTCTTCCGCGACGAAGATAACTTCACCGATACACTCCCCATCACCTTCGACGTTACTCCAGCCGCTTCTCCTGTTCCTGAGCCCGGCACATTGCTTCTGCTCGGCACCGGGATCCTCGGGGTTGCCGGAAGCCTGCGGAGAAAGGCCTTTACACACTGA
- a CDS encoding tagaturonate epimerase family protein, with the protein MTQLPRFSIGVGDRFAHQAKAQLAACIKAKEAGLEVVPVWNKSNREHNIIGSDPAQTRKAADAAVRELGWTAPYYLDADHINLTTVDRFLAPCDFFTLDVAEMIGKPADAADVKAFVGRHPELIGTVSIPGIAEPFHTDEAFVTKVANKFLAAVQDAGRIYRYLVEKKGDGNFVPEVSMDETDSPQTPVELLIILAAIADEKIPIQTIAPKFTGRFNKGVDYVGDVAQFTREFREDIAAIAFAVQKYGLPANLKLSVHSGSDKFSIYKSIHDAVVSTGAGVHLKTAGTTWLEEIIGLAEAGGQGLEIAKEVYREAYGHREELCVPYASVIDIDPAKLPTPEEVDGWTSEQFVSALRHDQSNPAYNASLRQLLHVGFKVAAKMGDRYLKALEANEESVARNVTTNLFDRHIRPVFLG; encoded by the coding sequence ATGACACAGCTTCCGAGGTTTTCCATAGGGGTAGGCGACCGATTCGCCCACCAGGCCAAAGCGCAGCTTGCTGCATGCATTAAGGCGAAGGAGGCCGGTCTGGAGGTCGTGCCCGTCTGGAATAAGTCCAACCGTGAGCACAACATCATCGGCAGCGATCCTGCACAGACCCGGAAGGCCGCGGATGCTGCCGTCAGGGAGCTTGGCTGGACTGCGCCCTACTATCTCGACGCCGACCACATCAATCTGACCACGGTCGACCGTTTTCTTGCGCCGTGCGACTTCTTCACTCTGGACGTCGCCGAGATGATTGGTAAACCGGCGGATGCAGCCGATGTAAAGGCCTTTGTGGGCCGCCATCCGGAGCTGATCGGCACTGTTTCCATTCCTGGAATTGCGGAGCCCTTCCATACCGACGAAGCGTTTGTTACGAAGGTCGCGAATAAGTTTCTGGCGGCAGTGCAGGATGCAGGCAGGATCTATCGCTACCTGGTGGAAAAGAAGGGTGACGGCAACTTCGTCCCTGAGGTCTCCATGGACGAGACAGACTCGCCCCAGACGCCGGTTGAGCTGCTGATTATTCTGGCAGCGATCGCCGATGAGAAGATTCCCATCCAGACGATTGCTCCGAAGTTTACGGGGCGCTTCAATAAGGGCGTGGACTATGTGGGCGACGTCGCACAGTTCACGCGCGAGTTCCGCGAAGACATCGCCGCGATTGCATTTGCGGTCCAGAAGTACGGCCTTCCCGCGAATCTGAAGCTGAGCGTCCACTCCGGATCGGACAAGTTCTCAATCTACAAGTCGATTCACGATGCAGTTGTGAGCACCGGCGCCGGTGTGCACCTGAAGACCGCCGGTACGACCTGGCTTGAGGAGATCATCGGCCTGGCGGAGGCAGGGGGACAGGGACTCGAGATTGCGAAAGAGGTCTATCGCGAGGCATATGGTCATCGCGAGGAGCTTTGCGTGCCCTACGCGAGTGTCATCGACATCGATCCGGCGAAGCTGCCCACCCCCGAGGAAGTGGATGGCTGGACGAGTGAGCAGTTCGTCTCCGCTCTACGCCATGATCAGAGCAACCCGGCCTACAATGCCAGCCTTCGCCAGCTGCTTCACGTCGGCTTCAAGGTAGCGGCAAAGATGGGTGACCGTTATCTGAAGGCGCTCGAAGCCAACGAAGAGAGCGTTGCCAGAAACGTGACGACCAACCTGTTTGATCGGCACATCCGTCCTGTCTTTCTGGGATAA
- a CDS encoding SDR family NAD(P)-dependent oxidoreductase, with protein sequence MAHSLFDLTGKTAVVVGGTSGIGLAMAIGLAESGADVVATSRRAEQVEEAAQAIESKGRRTLRLTSDVGDRTSLEALFEGTIKEFGKVDILINSAGKIKREPTLTVSEETWNDIMDTNVTGTLRACQIFGRHMLERGYGRIINIASLNTYVSLKEVTAYAASKAAVGALTKSLAVEWSSRGVTVNAIAPGVFRTALNQKLLDESDRGKELLMRTPMGRFGKTEELIGSAIFLASDAASFVTGEILVVDGGFLASGVNQ encoded by the coding sequence ATGGCGCACTCATTGTTTGATCTGACCGGAAAGACGGCGGTGGTAGTGGGCGGTACTTCGGGCATTGGCCTGGCGATGGCGATTGGCCTGGCGGAATCTGGAGCCGATGTTGTTGCGACCTCGCGCCGAGCCGAACAGGTCGAGGAGGCCGCGCAGGCGATCGAATCGAAGGGACGGCGCACGCTTCGTCTTACCTCCGATGTAGGCGACCGCACTTCTCTGGAAGCGTTGTTCGAAGGAACGATTAAGGAGTTTGGCAAGGTCGACATCCTGATCAATTCGGCAGGCAAGATCAAGCGCGAGCCCACGCTGACCGTCTCCGAAGAGACATGGAACGACATTATGGACACGAATGTGACGGGCACGCTGCGGGCCTGCCAGATCTTCGGGCGTCATATGCTGGAACGAGGTTACGGGCGCATCATCAATATCGCGTCGCTCAACACGTACGTCTCTCTGAAAGAGGTAACTGCGTATGCCGCCAGCAAGGCTGCGGTCGGAGCCCTGACGAAATCACTGGCGGTCGAGTGGAGCTCCCGTGGCGTCACGGTCAATGCGATTGCCCCTGGTGTCTTCCGGACAGCCCTCAACCAGAAGCTGCTGGACGAGAGCGACCGCGGCAAAGAGCTGTTGATGCGCACGCCGATGGGCCGGTTCGGCAAGACCGAGGAACTGATAGGATCTGCGATCTTCCTGGCTAGTGACGCTGCAAGCTTCGTGACCGGAGAGATCCTGGTTGTAGACGGCGGCTTCCTTGCCAGCGGCGTCAACCAATAA
- a CDS encoding lactate racemase domain-containing protein, which produces MSLYFSAGSPTTEMSADDLRTALFSALDAIGARSRVLAVPPDFTRFHSQAGVLTELAWKYYGDRLTDVLPALGTHKAMTDSEIATMYGDTPRHLFRVHDWRNDVVTLGEVPGSFLYEVSEGKVDYSWPAQVNKLLRDGGHDLILSIGQVVPHEVVGMANYNKNIFVGTGGSIGIHRSHFLGAVYGMERMMGRADTPVRRVLNYASDNFARNLPVVYVQTVVGKNAEGKLVVRGLYIGDDVECFELASALALKVNFQMLDREIKKAVVFLDPHEFRSTWLGNKSVYRTRMALADGAELIVLAPGVQEFGEDGAIDTLIRRYGYCGTPRTLALVKEDPVLAGNLSAAAHLIHGSSEGRFTIRYCPGHLTKEEIESVHFEYGDLAQMIAKYNPDVLKDGWNVVDGEEIFYISNPGLGLWAYKGRFGQG; this is translated from the coding sequence ATGAGCCTTTATTTCTCCGCAGGAAGTCCGACCACAGAGATGTCGGCCGACGATCTACGCACCGCCCTCTTCTCCGCATTGGATGCCATTGGAGCCAGGAGCAGAGTCCTAGCAGTTCCTCCGGACTTTACGCGCTTTCATTCGCAGGCCGGCGTGCTCACCGAGCTTGCCTGGAAATACTATGGAGATCGTCTGACCGATGTACTTCCCGCGCTGGGAACGCATAAGGCGATGACAGACTCTGAGATCGCCACCATGTATGGCGATACGCCCAGGCATCTGTTCCGCGTCCACGACTGGCGGAATGACGTGGTCACGCTGGGCGAGGTTCCCGGCTCCTTTCTCTACGAGGTTTCCGAAGGCAAGGTGGACTATTCCTGGCCGGCGCAGGTCAACAAGCTGCTCCGCGATGGTGGCCACGATCTAATTCTGTCGATCGGACAGGTTGTACCTCACGAGGTGGTTGGCATGGCCAACTACAACAAAAACATCTTCGTCGGAACGGGAGGCTCCATCGGAATCCACCGTTCGCATTTTCTGGGCGCTGTCTATGGCATGGAGCGGATGATGGGGCGTGCCGACACCCCGGTTCGCCGGGTTCTGAACTATGCCAGTGACAACTTTGCCCGCAACCTTCCGGTCGTCTACGTACAGACGGTGGTTGGGAAGAATGCAGAGGGCAAGCTGGTGGTTCGAGGCCTGTACATCGGCGACGATGTGGAGTGTTTCGAACTGGCTTCGGCTCTTGCGCTCAAGGTCAACTTCCAGATGTTGGACCGGGAGATTAAGAAGGCCGTCGTCTTTCTGGACCCCCATGAATTTCGCAGCACATGGCTGGGAAACAAGAGCGTCTATCGCACCCGGATGGCGCTGGCAGACGGTGCTGAGCTGATCGTGCTCGCTCCCGGAGTGCAAGAGTTCGGTGAAGATGGGGCGATCGATACACTGATCCGACGATACGGTTACTGCGGAACGCCGCGCACGCTGGCGCTGGTGAAGGAGGATCCCGTGCTCGCCGGTAATCTGAGTGCGGCCGCGCATCTGATTCATGGTTCATCCGAAGGGCGTTTCACGATCCGGTACTGTCCGGGGCACCTTACGAAGGAAGAGATCGAAAGTGTGCACTTTGAGTACGGCGATCTGGCCCAGATGATCGCAAAATATAATCCCGATGTCCTGAAGGATGGCTGGAACGTCGTGGACGGCGAGGAGATCTTCTACATCTCGAATCCCGGCCTGGGCCTGTGGGCCTACAAGGGCCGCTTTGGGCAAGGATGA
- a CDS encoding HAD family phosphatase — protein MAFELERGSFDALVFDCDGTLVDSAPAHLYSMQQALAPLGLTMNPEWYSSRHGLGPDDLLDAYEADFKVESFVREDFYRAVNEVFLANLHLIEEIRVVTDVARHWFGVVPMAVASNGVRKNVEATLIATRLRPLFYTIVTAGEVKRAKPAPDVYLEAAHRMRVAPERVVVFEDSNEGLEAASRAGMRSFDIRDVWVPHRAAAR, from the coding sequence ATGGCCTTCGAACTGGAGAGGGGAAGCTTCGACGCCCTGGTCTTTGACTGCGACGGTACTCTCGTCGACAGTGCGCCGGCACATCTGTACTCCATGCAGCAGGCGCTGGCTCCGCTGGGCCTGACGATGAATCCGGAGTGGTACAGCTCCCGCCACGGGTTGGGACCTGACGATCTTCTGGACGCCTACGAGGCGGATTTCAAGGTCGAGTCCTTTGTGCGCGAAGACTTCTATCGCGCGGTGAACGAGGTATTCCTGGCGAATCTTCACCTCATTGAAGAGATTCGGGTCGTTACCGACGTGGCCCGCCACTGGTTCGGCGTTGTGCCTATGGCTGTCGCCTCGAACGGTGTAAGAAAGAACGTGGAAGCGACACTGATTGCCACTCGACTGCGTCCGCTTTTCTACACCATTGTGACTGCTGGAGAGGTGAAGCGTGCCAAGCCAGCTCCTGATGTCTATCTGGAGGCGGCGCACCGTATGCGCGTGGCTCCGGAGCGGGTAGTGGTGTTCGAGGACTCGAATGAGGGTCTGGAGGCTGCTTCACGCGCCGGTATGCGCTCCTTTGATATCCGGGACGTCTGGGTGCCTCATCGTGCGGCGGCACGATAG
- a CDS encoding CAP domain-containing protein has product MKRPRVRQMEEIHPARFGAGRRKTGIAGLVMGCLLGLSGVTSWAASIPNPIERPRMTSEQNLLAAANRERVSRGIAPLQFDPALSEAARFHALQMAARGDISHQFSGEPDLSRRGAAVGVRFSLISENVGEAPNASMFHELWMHSKGHRENLLDPKVNVVGIAVVSRGGQFYAVEDFAATVRSASFEQQEETVTQTLSRQGLSVRSDGSTSTVAQARLACSMQSGFPGRNKPWYIMRYTADRLDQIPAQLESRIRSGRYHQAVVGACADSNDGPFSAYNIAVLLYP; this is encoded by the coding sequence TTGAAACGACCGAGGGTCAGGCAGATGGAAGAGATACATCCAGCGCGATTTGGGGCAGGGCGAAGAAAGACCGGGATAGCTGGTCTGGTGATGGGATGCCTCCTTGGCCTCTCCGGAGTGACTTCGTGGGCCGCCTCTATTCCAAATCCCATCGAGCGCCCCAGGATGACTTCGGAACAGAATCTTCTTGCGGCTGCCAATCGCGAACGGGTCAGCCGTGGAATTGCTCCCTTGCAATTCGACCCGGCTCTCTCTGAGGCTGCCCGGTTCCATGCACTCCAGATGGCCGCGCGGGGTGACATCTCCCACCAGTTCTCGGGCGAACCCGATCTTTCGCGTCGCGGCGCAGCGGTAGGAGTGCGGTTCTCCCTGATCTCTGAAAACGTGGGTGAGGCCCCCAATGCCTCCATGTTTCATGAGTTGTGGATGCACTCCAAGGGGCACCGGGAGAACCTGCTGGACCCCAAAGTTAACGTCGTTGGCATCGCCGTCGTCTCTCGCGGCGGACAGTTCTATGCTGTCGAGGATTTCGCCGCTACGGTACGGTCTGCCAGTTTCGAACAGCAGGAGGAAACTGTCACGCAGACGCTCTCCCGTCAGGGGCTCAGCGTGCGTTCCGACGGCTCCACTTCAACGGTTGCACAGGCGCGTTTGGCCTGCTCGATGCAATCTGGCTTTCCAGGACGGAACAAGCCCTGGTACATCATGCGTTACACGGCTGACCGGTTGGATCAGATTCCTGCACAGCTTGAGAGTCGTATACGGTCAGGCAGGTACCACCAGGCAGTCGTAGGGGCCTGCGCGGATAGTAACGATGGACCGTTTTCGGCATACAACATTGCCGTTCTTCTTTATCCCTGA
- a CDS encoding GDP-L-fucose synthase, with protein MNKDSRIFIAGHRGLVGSAIHRELERLGYTHIMTRPRAELDLLDSEAVKNFFAEEKPEYVFLAAAKVGGILANNTYPADFIRDNLILQTNIIDSSYQNGVERLLFLGSSCIYPKLAPQPMPESCLLTGPLEPTNRPYALAKIAGIEMCWSYNRQYGTYYLAAMPTNLYGPGDNYDLANSHVLPALIRKTADAVRTGAPAVTVWGSGTPRRELLYSDDLAQACVFLMNLDEERYNTLFNESEPPLINIGTGEDVTIRELAETVARVLGFNGKLEFDSTKPDGTPRKLMDVSRLHALGWHHTTGLEEGIRRTWEQVKDRLPAS; from the coding sequence ATGAACAAAGACTCTCGCATCTTCATCGCCGGTCATCGCGGCCTCGTAGGCTCTGCCATTCACCGTGAGCTGGAACGCCTGGGGTATACCCATATCATGACGCGTCCTCGCGCCGAGCTCGATCTGCTGGATTCCGAGGCGGTCAAAAACTTCTTTGCAGAAGAGAAGCCGGAGTATGTCTTCCTGGCGGCGGCGAAGGTGGGCGGCATTCTTGCCAACAACACCTACCCAGCGGACTTCATCCGTGACAATCTGATTCTTCAAACCAACATCATCGACTCCAGTTACCAAAACGGCGTAGAACGGCTTTTGTTTTTGGGGTCGTCCTGCATTTATCCCAAGCTGGCTCCCCAGCCGATGCCCGAGTCCTGCCTTCTGACAGGGCCGCTGGAACCGACCAATCGTCCGTATGCCCTGGCGAAGATCGCAGGCATCGAGATGTGCTGGAGCTATAACCGGCAGTATGGGACCTACTACCTGGCTGCCATGCCGACCAATCTGTACGGGCCGGGCGATAACTACGACCTTGCCAACTCCCACGTGCTCCCGGCACTGATCCGCAAGACAGCGGATGCTGTCCGTACGGGCGCGCCAGCCGTTACGGTTTGGGGAAGCGGCACTCCGAGGCGTGAGCTGCTGTATTCGGACGATCTGGCTCAGGCGTGCGTCTTTCTAATGAATCTCGATGAAGAGCGCTATAACACGCTGTTCAACGAGAGTGAGCCTCCCCTGATCAACATCGGGACCGGGGAGGATGTCACCATTCGGGAACTGGCGGAGACGGTGGCCCGGGTCCTGGGCTTCAACGGAAAGCTCGAGTTCGATTCGACCAAACCTGATGGGACGCCGCGCAAATTAATGGATGTCAGTCGACTCCATGCGCTTGGCTGGCATCATACTACCGGACTGGAAGAGGGAATTCGCCGTACCTGGGAGCAGGTGAAAGATCGGCTACCTGCGTCGTAA
- a CDS encoding glycosyltransferase WbuB has product MRILIYGLNYSPELTGIGKYTGEMASWLAGRGHEVRVVTAPPYYPAWSIREDYRGSLYRTERHPNEPLVYRTPLYVPPKPTGVKRMVHLFSFMLGSLPVMLRQCFWNPDIVFTVEPTFFGAPVALLVAKATGAASWLHVQDYEIDAAFDLGLLPAHGPVHSIALGLEQLFTRAFTRVSSISHKMVERAYAKGVPPEKVVLFPNWVDIDSVHPQDSSTQNPFRRELGLEEKIILLYSGNMGAKQGLELLAPLAASFEKKPQVHFIFCGDGAFRPTLESLVADRPNVTLLPLQPLERLNDLLNAADIHLLPQRAGAADLVMPSKLTGMLSSGRPVIATADAGTQVARVVDGGTPEDSCGLVVPAEDPAALHAAVARLVEEGSLRARLGANARRYAVQHLGRQQVLEQFEEDVKRLIVSIG; this is encoded by the coding sequence GTGCGAATTCTCATCTACGGTCTCAACTACTCCCCAGAACTTACCGGGATCGGAAAATATACGGGCGAAATGGCGTCCTGGCTGGCTGGCCGGGGACACGAGGTTCGTGTCGTCACCGCGCCGCCTTACTATCCCGCCTGGAGCATTCGCGAGGACTACCGCGGAAGCTTGTACAGGACCGAGCGCCATCCCAACGAGCCGCTCGTCTACCGCACTCCTCTCTACGTCCCTCCGAAGCCGACCGGGGTGAAGCGCATGGTGCACCTGTTCTCCTTCATGCTCGGGAGCCTTCCGGTGATGCTGCGCCAGTGCTTCTGGAATCCTGACATTGTCTTCACCGTTGAGCCGACATTTTTCGGCGCGCCTGTGGCCCTGCTGGTGGCGAAGGCGACCGGCGCGGCCTCCTGGCTGCATGTGCAGGACTATGAGATCGACGCCGCCTTCGATCTTGGGCTTCTTCCGGCGCACGGTCCTGTGCACTCCATCGCGCTTGGCCTGGAGCAGCTTTTTACACGGGCTTTTACGCGTGTCTCCAGCATCTCGCACAAGATGGTGGAGAGAGCCTATGCCAAGGGGGTTCCGCCAGAGAAGGTGGTTCTGTTCCCAAACTGGGTGGATATCGATTCGGTCCATCCTCAGGACTCGTCCACGCAGAACCCGTTTCGGAGAGAGCTTGGCCTGGAGGAAAAGATCATACTGCTCTATTCCGGCAATATGGGGGCAAAACAGGGGCTGGAGCTTCTTGCGCCTCTGGCGGCGTCCTTCGAGAAAAAACCTCAGGTGCACTTTATCTTCTGTGGAGACGGGGCTTTTCGACCCACGCTCGAATCGCTTGTCGCCGATCGACCGAATGTAACGCTCTTGCCATTGCAGCCGCTGGAGCGTTTGAACGATCTTCTTAATGCTGCCGATATTCATCTGCTTCCACAGCGTGCAGGCGCAGCCGACCTGGTGATGCCGTCGAAGCTGACGGGAATGCTCTCGAGCGGGCGCCCGGTCATTGCAACCGCCGATGCCGGAACGCAGGTGGCCCGGGTCGTGGATGGTGGAACGCCGGAGGATTCCTGTGGTCTGGTGGTTCCTGCGGAAGACCCTGCAGCGCTGCATGCAGCAGTAGCGCGGCTGGTCGAGGAGGGCTCCCTGAGAGCACGGTTGGGAGCCAATGCACGCCGCTACGCCGTGCAGCATCTCGGCCGTCAGCAGGTTCTCGAGCAGTTTGAAGAAGACGTAAAGCGGCTGATTGTGAGCATCGGCTAA
- a CDS encoding gluconokinase — protein sequence MIVVLMGVSGSGKTTIGELLAERTDATFADADDYHPAANKEKMAAGHPLNDQDRQPWLETLNRLMQGWYQDGKKGVLACSALKQKYRDTLEQGMPEGTVTFVWLDGSAELIGERLAARHHEFMNPKLLESQINTLEPPKDAVRVVNDRSPEEVVDRILQKLSTAAKSNQ from the coding sequence ATGATTGTTGTACTGATGGGTGTCAGCGGGTCAGGGAAGACGACCATCGGCGAGCTTCTTGCCGAGCGTACGGACGCAACCTTTGCCGATGCCGACGATTATCATCCCGCTGCTAATAAGGAAAAGATGGCAGCGGGGCATCCTCTGAACGATCAAGACCGGCAGCCCTGGCTCGAGACACTGAACCGCCTGATGCAGGGCTGGTATCAGGATGGAAAGAAGGGCGTTCTTGCCTGCTCGGCGCTGAAGCAGAAGTATCGCGATACTTTAGAGCAAGGCATGCCCGAGGGAACGGTTACCTTTGTCTGGCTGGACGGTTCGGCCGAACTGATCGGAGAGCGCCTGGCAGCGCGTCATCATGAATTTATGAACCCCAAGCTACTGGAGAGCCAGATCAATACGCTTGAGCCCCCCAAAGATGCGGTGCGGGTCGTGAATGATCGGAGCCCGGAAGAGGTTGTAGATAGAATCCTCCAGAAGCTTTCAACGGCTGCAAAATCGAATCAGTAA
- the gmd gene encoding GDP-mannose 4,6-dehydratase → MKKALITGVTGQDGAYLAQFLLAKGYEVHGIKRRSSLFNTNRIDHIYEDPHQPNPHFILHYGDLTDSSSLIHIVQKVQPDEIYNLGAQSHVQVSFEQPEYTADTDALGPLRLLEAIRILGLEKKTKFYQASTSELYGLVQEIPQKETTPFYPRSPYAVAKMYAFWICVNYREAYGIFACNGILFNHESPLRGETFVTRKITRGLSRIKVGLQETLFLGNLDAKRDWGHARDYIEMQWLMLQQDKPQDFVIATGQQYSVREFVQRCAKRLEMDLTWEGSGVDERAVDKNGKVIVAVDPRYFRPTEVETLLGDPTKAQKELGWVPRTSFDQLVDEMIAADLKAAQRDALVRQHGFDAYNVRET, encoded by the coding sequence TTGAAGAAAGCCCTGATTACCGGTGTCACTGGACAGGACGGAGCGTATCTCGCGCAGTTTCTTCTCGCCAAAGGCTATGAAGTTCATGGCATCAAACGGCGTTCGTCGCTCTTTAATACCAATCGCATCGATCATATCTACGAAGATCCTCACCAGCCCAATCCGCACTTCATCCTGCATTATGGCGATCTGACGGACTCTTCTTCTCTGATCCATATCGTCCAGAAGGTCCAGCCTGACGAGATTTACAACCTCGGTGCCCAGTCGCATGTGCAGGTCTCGTTCGAGCAGCCGGAGTACACAGCGGATACCGACGCTCTGGGGCCGCTACGCCTGCTGGAGGCGATCCGCATTCTGGGTCTCGAGAAGAAGACGAAGTTTTACCAGGCTTCGACCTCAGAGTTGTACGGCCTGGTGCAGGAGATTCCGCAGAAGGAGACGACGCCGTTCTATCCGCGCTCTCCCTATGCAGTCGCGAAGATGTATGCCTTCTGGATCTGCGTGAACTACCGCGAGGCCTACGGAATCTTTGCCTGCAACGGCATTCTCTTCAACCACGAATCTCCTCTGCGCGGCGAAACCTTCGTGACCCGCAAGATCACCCGGGGGCTGTCGCGGATCAAGGTCGGACTGCAGGAGACGCTTTTCCTCGGCAACCTGGATGCAAAGCGTGACTGGGGCCATGCCCGCGACTATATCGAGATGCAGTGGCTGATGCTGCAGCAGGACAAGCCGCAGGACTTTGTGATTGCTACAGGCCAGCAGTACAGCGTACGCGAGTTCGTTCAGCGCTGCGCAAAGCGGCTGGAGATGGATCTGACCTGGGAGGGAAGCGGGGTCGATGAGCGTGCTGTCGATAAAAACGGCAAGGTCATCGTCGCGGTCGATCCGCGGTACTTCCGTCCCACCGAAGTAGAGACGCTGCTCGGGGACCCGACCAAGGCGCAAAAGGAACTGGGATGGGTGCCGCGGACGAGCTTCGATCAATTGGTGGACGAGATGATCGCCGCCGATCTGAAGGCAGCGCAGCGTGACGCGCTCGTCCGCCAGCACGGTTTCGACGCCTATAACGTGCGTGAGACCTAA
- a CDS encoding TlpA disulfide reductase family protein yields the protein MERSLRKTRKIWIGLALLLALVGCDRGQHPRQVEKKAPTFSISNDSGSVDLSKYRGKIVVLNFWATWCPPCIEELPTLMELQSRMPQVAVIAVSTDEDADAYKRFLADHHLNLTTVRDGQQRISSMYGTFRYPETYVIDRNGILRRKFIGPQTWTSPEIVDYLSKL from the coding sequence GTGGAGCGTTCATTGCGGAAGACGCGGAAGATATGGATCGGTCTGGCCCTGCTGCTGGCCCTGGTGGGCTGCGATCGCGGCCAGCACCCTCGGCAGGTTGAGAAAAAGGCGCCAACTTTTTCCATCAGCAACGATTCCGGGTCGGTGGACCTTTCGAAGTATCGCGGCAAGATTGTCGTGCTTAATTTCTGGGCGACCTGGTGCCCTCCCTGCATCGAAGAACTGCCTACCCTGATGGAGCTTCAGAGCAGGATGCCGCAGGTCGCAGTGATTGCTGTCAGCACTGACGAAGATGCCGATGCGTATAAACGCTTCCTCGCCGACCACCATCTCAACCTTACGACTGTTCGCGACGGCCAGCAGCGCATCAGCTCCATGTACGGGACCTTCCGCTACCCGGAAACCTATGTGATCGACCGCAATGGCATTCTGCGCAGAAAGTTCATCGGGCCGCAGACCTGGACCAGCCCGGAGATCGTGGACTATCTCTCGAAGCTTTAA
- a CDS encoding dienelactone hydrolase family protein — MMNAKDLQLTVPDGTVDAVLFTPEDGRPLPGVLFIPDIGSIRDTMRQMALRLAGEGYTILMPNPFYRTSRPPVFSFPRKSGDPATVKRIQELAAPLTPEALERDLTVYLETLASQPTTAKGKVGTVGFCIGGGIALRAAAIRPDRVGAAASFHGGGLYSGRDNPRSPHQVLPGVRASLYFGHATDDKSMDADAIAHFERALQTWGGHFESETYNAHHGWTVPDNPAYQQPEAERAWGKLTTLFRETLS; from the coding sequence ATGATGAATGCAAAAGACCTGCAACTTACCGTTCCCGATGGCACGGTCGATGCCGTCCTGTTTACCCCTGAAGATGGCAGGCCTCTTCCGGGCGTACTCTTCATCCCGGACATCGGCAGTATCCGCGACACGATGCGCCAGATGGCGCTGCGTCTGGCAGGCGAGGGATACACCATCCTGATGCCCAACCCCTTCTACCGGACCAGCAGGCCCCCGGTCTTCTCTTTCCCTAGAAAGTCAGGCGATCCAGCTACAGTGAAACGCATTCAAGAGCTGGCTGCTCCGCTCACCCCGGAGGCGCTCGAAAGGGATCTGACCGTCTACCTCGAGACTCTGGCCTCGCAGCCCACCACCGCCAAAGGCAAAGTCGGCACAGTCGGTTTCTGTATCGGGGGCGGAATCGCGCTACGCGCCGCCGCCATCCGACCGGATCGGGTGGGCGCCGCAGCCTCTTTTCATGGTGGCGGCCTGTATTCGGGCAGGGACAATCCCCGCAGTCCTCACCAAGTGCTGCCCGGTGTCAGGGCTTCGCTCTACTTTGGACACGCTACTGACGACAAGAGCATGGATGCCGACGCCATCGCTCACTTTGAGAGAGCGCTGCAGACATGGGGAGGACACTTCGAAAGCGAGACATACAATGCTCACCACGGCTGGACCGTGCCGGACAATCCCGCCTATCAGCAGCCGGAAGCCGAACGAGCCTGGGGGAAGCTGACGACGCTGTTCCGCGAGACTCTTTCCTAA